In Opitutaceae bacterium TAV5, one genomic interval encodes:
- a CDS encoding N-terminal cleavage protein: MKITSTRPATTSARNGFTLIELLTVIAIIGILAGILIPVVGKVRKTARTAQCASNMRQIASAVLIYATGNRDELPDFRNPPNNRNRWDYVALRAVKEIAQSTDVPAYSTLIHCPSDDRPLEGKPRSYGYNPFLLSNNRDKTGPAPVAASQTTGQSGIRLSDISTPSQMAMLMEKATGGGTPPTSFNVYPNDTWLWQDSIIDSHDGFSNVAFCDGSVRRIPISLLGNEFRNRYVYRK; encoded by the coding sequence ATGAAAATCACATCGACTCGCCCTGCCACCACCAGCGCCCGCAACGGGTTCACGCTGATCGAGCTCCTCACCGTCATCGCCATCATCGGCATCCTCGCCGGGATTCTGATCCCCGTGGTCGGCAAGGTGAGAAAAACCGCAAGGACCGCGCAGTGCGCCAGCAACATGCGGCAGATCGCCAGCGCCGTCCTCATTTATGCCACCGGAAACAGGGACGAGCTGCCCGATTTCCGCAACCCGCCCAACAACCGGAATCGCTGGGACTACGTCGCCCTGCGCGCCGTCAAGGAAATCGCCCAAAGCACGGACGTGCCCGCCTACTCCACATTGATCCACTGTCCCTCCGACGACCGGCCTCTCGAGGGGAAGCCGCGTTCCTACGGTTACAATCCGTTTTTGCTTTCAAATAATCGCGACAAGACAGGCCCGGCTCCGGTCGCCGCCTCGCAGACGACCGGACAGTCCGGTATCAGACTTTCCGATATTTCCACACCTTCGCAGATGGCCATGCTGATGGAGAAAGCCACCGGAGGAGGCACTCCGCCCACGTCCTTCAATGTGTATCCCAACGATACCTGGCTCTGGCAGGACAGCATTATCGATTCACACGATGGTTTTTCCAATGTCGCTTTTTGCGACGGAAGCGTTCGTCGGATTCCGATCAGTTTGCTCGGGAACGAATTTCGGAATCGTTATGTTTACAGGAAATAA